Part of the Tenebrio molitor chromosome 4, icTenMoli1.1, whole genome shotgun sequence genome, atacaataaattatctccgttaatacaaacattttactaagaagatttaggctaaaattcttaagaataatgtatagtacctagtgttacaaggaactcctcaacttcgaaaacaccctgtattataaattttgtattcagcATAtgaagattaataaaaaaaagtactttacgcaaagaatacttttttaaagtcaaaattataagaagaaataatgaaaGAAATCAATGTTAGACTAAAACGCTAGAAATAAGCCTATTTGGGTATCTTTAAGAGTAAACATGTGCAGCTTGAACAGTATTCTTACGCCATTCACCAAAGATCAGaatcatgtctgttttttcATCGTTTGAATATATGATAAAATCGCTTAAAAACTGAcgtacaatgagggacatggaatcctgggcagtctgctattgtcatttcaaaaagtgtcaatgtaaatgcacctttactgtcattatgattgatattttcaaaaaaactgtcaaattaatttaagcttgtttatgagtagctaaggtatggtttagaaattttgacaactgaatgacacatctgcccagttttccgtgtccccaatagtacgaatttttttattatgaatttttttactctGAAAAAATTGACAATGATGCCATCAtggattataaattaaaaattaaatcaaggCGCTGGCGctgttttaaactgtattttgtCTTggataacattaaattttcacgGGAAGTCTAcagtgaataaccctgtaaaTAGGGCATTTCACGAGGGATAACGAgtccgacggaattgaaaatgcaatccacaatacatttgcaaagttagcgtgaacataaaacatatttagctgtgcagtttcgtaaattttgatataaacgtcattcgcttggttaaatgaatttgtgaaaaaacgaagagtttttgggaaactgtctgcataaacgcggAACGccagaatacattttaatcgtcgtattttaactttttcgtaaatgtcagttgtgacaaatgaaattattagaaacaaagccatcatggattaataatttcattttaaaacaatactaTATTTAAGatagccacgttaactttggaaatttACTGTGgctaaattgtttttgttgattccCAGATGGCGCCACAATATATAGTTTCATATTTAAACATTTCGGGTGAAACACCAATAGCTTAAACTTGGCTTATGTAAAATGagatttttgttataattaatccgattttttatttcttctccCGTAGAATGATGATACTTAAAACATGCTATTTTTGAACAACTGAACGAGTtctctgaatttattaattttaggaGATTCATGATGTGGCGAGAGTTGAAGTTAATTTtatggaaaaatttacttatccGGAAAAGACACTGGGTTTTAACGctgacagaaattttaataccgATTTTACTGTTCACTTTAATTGCTTACGGCAGATCCAAAATAAGTGGActgaataaaattgaaataaaagaccctacttatcacgaaaaaagtgaaataGACAAGATTAATGCTCGTTTGGGAGTTGGGGAAATGAGTTTATGGTACTCTCCATACACCGACTTCACCGAGggcataataaaaatagttcAAGAGAAGTTTCAAATACCAGAagaaggtaattttattacgtactttataattttaaccaaCTAAGAATTTTACCAACAGCAATCAGAGAGTTTAATTCAAAGGAGGATCTCTTAaaacaatttggaaaaaataacactGGTACCATTGCTGTAGTTAATTTTATCGGAAATGATTGGATAAGACTGAATTATGAAATCGGAATATATGATAAATACTTCACATGGAATACAGACAAGCTTTTCATGCCTACGATCATTGAAGATGATGCTAGTATGTCTTCTTTGTGTCAGTCTTACATAAATTACAATATCTTTGTTCTAGAAGCGTCAAGGTATATTGTGAACGGTTTCGCTGCACTTCAGATTGCCATAGATCAggcatttataaaaatacatacatcaGAAAAGGacaacaaatataaaaaaatgattttttccatTCAGCAGTTTCCAGATCCACCACAAACGTTGGACTCAGGATTGAATCAATTCTTTATATATTTTCTACCATTAATCACCATTTTtagtttcatatttttatttcccgCTGTAGTTCAACGTGTAGGAGAAGATACATGTTCGGGAACAAAGGTTATTATTAACACGTTAGTTTGTGGATTGATCCTTAATTATGTTATCATTTaaggaatttttaaaaatggttggAATGAAATCGTGGATGTTATGGCTGGGATGGTTAATGCATGCTCTGCTAACTAATCTGTTCTCAATTGTGGTGGTAATAATTTTGATGAAGGTACCTTTCTGGGGTGTTGCTTATCCACCAATCGAGTTTACAAATGGCGTCATCTTATTCCTGTTTCTCTTTTTCTACTGTACGGCAGCAATAACGTTCTGTTTTTTGATCGCCACGATTATGAATAAACGTAAGTACAAGTACAAACATCccccacaaaaaaaatcttcaaaagcTCTTTTTCAACAGAAGAGTTAAAACAGtgcttattaaattattcgttttcAAACCTTTGtaacaaaatgattgttttgtgtattgtgtATTAACgctaataatattttttactgtaGCCTCAGTAGCAACTTTGGTTGGAATTCTATTTTGGATATTTTCTTACTTTATACCACAAACATTAGTAACCTCATGTGATAATTTACAatggaaatataaaataatgtttgcacTATTCCCTAATATGGCTCTTCAATATGGGTATTCTGCAGTATCAGTGTACGAGATGAGAggtaattttttctatattcttCATAATGTCATATCTATTCGATAACATTTAGAAACTGGTATCCAATGGAACAATCTGTTTCAATCCGGAAGTAGTGGAGAAGATGATATAACAATGGGACACGTACTTCTAATGTTAACTTTTGATACAATAATGTTCATGTTACTCACTTTGTACATTGAAAACGTCAAACCAGGGGAATACGGAATTGCAAAACCTtacaatttctttttaccgAATGTTAAGAGAGTAAGttagatttttgtttaaatccACTTGGAAACAGTTTGTATTTCAGTggttcaataaaatatttggagAGTCAGATGCGACATCAAGAACTTGTTTATTGTATGAACAAACTGAAAACCAGAAGAATATTTGTATACAGATTAATCAAttgtgtaaaaaatataatactaCTGTTGCTGTCGACAATTTGAGTatgaacatttttgaaaacgaaATAACGGTATTACTAGGCCATAATGGAGCTGGGAAAACGacgacaatgtcaattttaacAGGTAcgtaataaatattgtataaaatgtgtaaataatCATGTTTTAATTGGAAAGGCATGATTAACGCTACTAAAGGTACTGTCATAATAAATGGGAAGGATATTAAAAAGGAAACAGACGAAGTCAGGAAAAACACGGGACTGTGTCCTCAACTCAATTTGCTATTTCTGGACTTAACAGTTCGCGAACATTTGAAGTTTATAGCGATGGTATGAAATCTTATAACTAGGACAGATTTGTATACttacttttaatattttcagTTGAAAGGATCAGACAATATTGATCGTGAAGTAGAAGACTTGTTAGTAATGCTTGGTCTTGATAAAGAAGCAAATAGTATGGCTTGTACTTTATCGGGAGGAATGAAGCGGAAATTGTGTCTCGGAATGGCGTTAATCGGTGATTCTAAAGTGAGTGATATGAACAATTTCTTTTGGGGGTATCCCTTGAAAGAACATACAACATGAGACATTTGTTTCGTCgtgaattttgcaaaaacgttttcttttattttaaggTACTAATTTTGGATGAACCTACGTCTGGTATGGATCCAGAATCGCGTAGGAAGATTTGGAACTTGCTTTTAGAATGTAGAAAGACCAAAACAATTTTGATAAGCACCCATTTTATGGAAGAAGCGGACATATTAGGAGATCGCATTGCAATTATGGCTAACGGTTCCTTGCAGTGCTATGACACTCCCATGCACTTGAAAATTCGATATAGTAATTGAATTTGGTTTTTTTCTGTatacacaaaataattcatgaaTTTGTTTTAAGATACTGGCTACCACCTGTCATTAATGCTTGCTTCGAAACACTATCTTGACGACATATCAAGAGAAATTTCAATGCAAGTGCTGGGAGCGCACTTGTTACGAGAAAATAGTGATacctttgtttatttgttgcCACTGAGTGAGAAGCCAAAGTACAGAGCCGTTCTTgaattgttagaaaaaaataaggtCCAATGGGACATTAATACGATAAGTCTAAACATAACAACACTTAATGACGtctttttaaagtaaaataaataagtacttTAGAAACAAATGTTTATAACCGTATGTATATTTTTAGAGCTAAAGATGAAATCGATGGGAAGAACGAAGAAGTATTTGGGACAAACGAGAAGGTAAACTTGTTTTATTGCATCAGAAATGTCATGTCTGTTTCCTAACAGTTTacatatgaaaaatttaaatacagtgtccccaaaaaaaatacGAGTTCATAAGTCTCTTATTTattggaggattttaattatttatacaccaaattaaacggttatgaataggctacaaaaaggCTTAGTCAATTCCCGTATGGCCTTAAGGACTTTAAggataaactgtcaaaaaaactttttttaaataggaacatataattttttttagtaatcctcatagagatttttattctgaaaacaacaatgtatcacaagtatacacttacattccaaaaatacaaaaaaaaaatgtaaaaaacgctactatcgtctatactccattttgcgctaatcATTGGccgcatatctgcgcaatcccatatattattatttatagaactgttttatttttttaggcTTCGAGAAAATGAGTTCAAGATTGCCAAGTTTCCGTCGCAGATACAATATTTTTACGTCGCTGATGAAAAAACGATTTCATTTTATgaaaaggaaattttactgGTACATTCCGGCGGTGAGTATTTTACCATTAACATTTTGAGAATAATATTCTTGAACACGTGTTGTACTTTATAAtgcaaattttccaaaatttagtCGGTATGTTTGTGATTGAGGTAAAATTCTGTCAATATGTGTCAAATACCAGAAATccaaataaattgttaaaaataattaggaACAACAGTTGTTAATATATGGActaaaagaatttaatttcagatttttgtgacaatttccatttttttgttGGCTATGTGGTTAAGCATGGCAGGAAATGTTTATAACAACAACGAGGATCCCCAATTAAGTCTAAGTTTACACATCTACGGCAAAACAAAAGTGTATTACGGTGGAAACCAATCTTCAGATGCTACGGTACTTAAGATGAGAAAACTTTACAGTGAAGCTGTACTTCGCGAAGGGGGAAGCCCCGTTCTTGAGGAGGATGTGGCTAAAGGTGGGTTTACGATTTTTAATGTTCACGCACAGTGCTTAACTTATGTATTGCAGGGATAATAGAGACGGGCATCGCTAATATAGCTTTTTATAACCAACATATGATCGCTGCTGCAGAATTTAGTGAGGGTGATGGTGAAGTGTACGTAAATTCCATGTATTCCAAAAATGAGTTGCATGGGGTACCAATTTCCATCAACCTCGCAATGAACGCGATCGTGAAGGCTCTTTTTAACGAAAGTTTTTCAATTACTATTCGCAACACCCCGCCAAAGCCACTTTATACAGAATTTTCACCTTCAGAGTTGTcgataataaatattacaagCACCTGGTTAATTCTGATCCCTCTAAGTATACAAACACATTTCTGTTTTATTTCATGTTTTATGTTATGTTAATTTGCAGGTATGCTTTTACTCGTAACTAATTTCATTATATTCCCGCATTCGGAGACGTCGACAGATTTTATACATATTCAGACTCTCGCAGGAGTAAAAATATATATCTACTGGCTCGTAAATATTCTCTATGAT contains:
- the LOC138128926 gene encoding phospholipid-transporting ATPase ABCA3-like, coding for MMWRELKLILWKNLLIRKRHWVLTLTEILIPILLFTLIAYGRSKISGLNKIEIKDPTYHEKSEIDKINARLGVGEMSLWYSPYTDFTEGIIKIVQEKFQIPEEAIREFNSKEDLLKQFGKNNTGTIAVVNFIGNDWIRLNYEIGIYDKYFTWNTDKLFMPTIIEDDAKASRYIVNGFAALQIAIDQAFIKIHTSEKDNKYKKMIFSIQQFPDPPQTLDSGLNQFFIYFLPLITIFSFIFLFPAVVQRVGEDTCSGTKEFLKMVGMKSWMLWLGWLMHALLTNLFSIVVVIILMKVPFWGVAYPPIEFTNGVILFLFLFFYCTAAITFCFLIATIMNKPSVATLVGILFWIFSYFIPQTLVTSCDNLQWKYKIMFALFPNMALQYGYSAVSVYEMRETGIQWNNLFQSGSSGEDDITMGHVLLMLTFDTIMFMLLTLYIENVKPGEYGIAKPYNFFLPNVKRWFNKIFGESDATSRTCLLYEQTENQKNICIQINQLCKKYNTTVAVDNLSMNIFENEITVLLGHNGAGKTTTMSILTGMINATKGTVIINGKDIKKETDEVRKNTGLCPQLNLLFLDLTVREHLKFIAMLKGSDNIDREVEDLLVMLGLDKEANSMACTLSGGMKRKLCLGMALIGDSKVLILDEPTSGMDPESRRKIWNLLLECRKTKTILISTHFMEEADILGDRIAIMANGSLQCYDTPMHLKIRYNTGYHLSLMLASKHYLDDISREISMQVLGAHLLRENSDTFVYLLPLSEKPKYRAVLELLEKNKVQWDINTISLNITTLNDVFLKAKDEIDGKNEEVFGTNEKVNLFYCIRNVMSVS